A window of Gossypium raimondii isolate GPD5lz chromosome 7, ASM2569854v1, whole genome shotgun sequence genomic DNA:
CCGATTTCTAATCAGTTTCTTTTGCTCAGTTTAGGTGTTGCTTCAAGTTTTATACCCTGTTTACCCTCTTTCTCTGTCCATCCatttctcctcttttttctttttcttctttttatcctCTCAAAATCCTTTTTACATTGCGAATTTACTCGTTTTGTGGAGTATGCCAAAAGATGGGGTTTTTCCTGGTAAGTTCTTCTGGTGTGGATCTTTATGTAGCTTATTTTATATGGGTTTTTGATCATTGGTCCATAAATTCAAGGATTGATTTCATTTTGGACCTGAGTTTTGATTGCACGGAAAGGGGTTTTCAGCTAATTTTCTGATTTGGGTTTTGATTATTTGTTGATGAAGTTAAGGGTTTTCTTTGgccaaaaataaatttgaagttttgatTGCCTTGGCTtggtcttcttctttttttgctattgatttgaaaagaaaaaaaaagttgagatTTTGATTGTCTATTGAGTTTTGATctgtttaattttttgattaCTTCATCTATGTTTCTTTAGCCAGagtttacatatatgtatacatgtatatacatatgtgtCTGTTTGTGTGTggtgttaaatttatattttgactgtgtatataattttattggttagatGCTGCAAGTTTATCAGGGAACTTTGGGTATTTGTTAACTagtatatttattcaatttttaataggtTAACTAAGGCCTATTTTTGGGTGGGTTGAACTTATATCAGTACTAGCAGATTAGAGGTTCTCTCAAGTTTCAGACATATTTGAGTTCCTATCTTGGAACAATTACGATGTCTGTTCCTATTTTTAAGTGATCAGTTTACTAATGCAGGGAAGAAGCAGATGAGTAGTGCCGAACACTGGAGGAGAAAGAGGACAGTTCATGTACTGCCTCAGAAATGGCAGATGTGATCTACCATGCTAtggtttataattatttttagctttctgCACTAAATATTCAAGAAAGTTTTATCTGCTTGAGGTGACTTTCTAACATAGACAATCTCTTTGCCATGTTTACTATCCTTTCTTTTATTCAGTCATTTGTAGATTTGCAATTTCCAAATGGACAGTTGACCTACGTATCTTATGAGGGGCTGACAACAAGTGCTTTCCTTCCTCTTTGTGGGGGCCTTCTTCAGGCTCAGGGCCAATACCCAGGGGAAATGAGATATAGTTTCTCATGCAAGGTCAGTCTTAAGCTCTTACTGCCTGCCAACATGACAGGCATCAAAAGTTGTAGTTAATTAGTTTTTCTGAAACAACTTTGGCGTAAGGATTCACTATTCTATTTTGGGGTGCTTTCTGTAAGAGTGCTGAAACTTTTTGTTTGGATAGTTCATCAGAATAAATGGGGAACTCGTATCACACCAATGGTTCTATGGCCTGACAAATCATTTGCACTAGGTCTTTCACAAGCCTTGGCTTGGAAGCGGTCTGGGCTCATGATGAAGCTATCCATTCAATTTAGGTGAGATTCTccttatttgtgtttatttgcAACGGTTTAGAGTTTGTAAATCTATGTCTCCTTGCCTGCACTTACAATTCATGTTGAGGATATTACCTTTCATACACTGCCTTTCAAGATCTTCATTAAGCCTTCTTacaaattgcatgaatttcttGTAAATTGAACCTGAGTTGCATGATCTTCATGCTTCTGTTGTGTTTACCAATTACAGAGCTCGGGCGTTCTAAGTGGAACGGAAATGTTGGGAACTCGGGGATAGTAGTAAGAGTTGACACGCCGCTGTCCAGTGTGGGACGTCCATCCTTTTCTGTTCAGATAAACAACgtaattgaattttgataagtTTGACACCCAAAGCATGGTGTAGAAGTGTATATATAGAGTGTCATGCACGTAGACAAATGACATCACATGTGAATACCACGATGTTACCTCTCTTAATTACACTAATTTCTGATCTAGTTTGGATATTCATcgctcttttttcttttggtttcaaATTCTACATTTTACTTCTTCCTGCTGATTCTTGTTCTATAAATATCaggttaaattttggtttattttttcttttccttaaagtcctaaatgttgtatatgtgGGACATTAACTTGAAAAGGGAAAATGTTTAGTTTGTACTTTGTGGTTGGATCAGGAAGGTCCTCTATAAGAATGAATTTTCACTACGTTTTTGGTGTTTAAGATTGTTGGATTTGAACTCTATTTATCCAAATTAAGAGTCGAAATTAACAAATCAAGTTTATATTAACAGAATTTTCACGTCATTCACTTGCAATTCTCAATCGGAGGacaacacaaaaaataattaaattttatttaagcttatataattaaatttaagttctaAATTTTAGAATTCGAAATTGTTGATGCACAAACAATAGAATCCTAATTTGTCAATGGACAGAAAATCACTGATGATATGAGTTGAAAGGTGCTTTATGGTCGGAAATGGAATACATAATtggaaatatgaagaaaaaccctaattcattatgttgttaagtaaatttaacattttaaattttaaattattagttataattattttaaattttattaaatcatatattttaattaaaatatatttaatattaatcatttcaaattatcttttatagtatcatatattatgatttgagtaaattcatataagaatattgattattaagaattttattaaattatatattttaattataatatatttaataataatcatgtttaaatatgattaaattatttattattgataataataatcttattaaaatttaaataacaataacaataatcatttaccaaaataaatttatgctaagggtattctagtcattttagttttttccattatgttattacacctctattccattcaaccaaacacaagattactattacgcctctattccattacattcaaccaaacagttgatttgctattacacctctattccattacacctctaatccaatacagcgaaccaaatgTGCCCTTAATGGCAAAGCCAGAAAAAATTTTTAGGGGGCagaaattaaattctaacttttatgatagtaaaaatgtaattttattattttaatagcctatatctttataattttaaaggattaaatcaaaattttatcatttttagggggccaaaatatcattttacttttacaaatttaaatttttaaaaggtttaaatagaatttttctattttagggttCTAAGGTCCCGCCAATTCCCTAACTACGCCCTTGATTTATCTTAATCTTGATATATATCTACTTAATAATACAATATTcctgacatgaattttttttaattttaataattaaaatttttttatattcagatttatttctatgtttaaattttttgtaaatatacttgccttgtcttttatatttttctttttttaatatttatttcttaattgtttttttaaactgTTGAATCTAAATCTGAAGGTCCAACAAAATTCGGCCTCTTTGGTATTTTCAACCACCGTTAACACGAGGACATGACTTTTGATCCAATTACACACGTTGACAAGCGACAAAGACGTAGAAATTCGTATACTAGCAAAAGTTGGATACGTCCTTcagttaaaatatttacttCTATGATGATGAAACGAAGGTATAATTTACACGTCTCAGCTATCAAATACTCTAGATAATAATACCCGCAAGGTGCAGATATGGAAACCATTGTATTGAAACCACGAAAAAACTGGGTTCGAGGAACCTACACTACGTTAATGGTAAATCTAATTGCAATTGTACAAACAATGAACCGCCCCAGAATAAACTCAATGGCAGCACACATTTTCCATTAGCTGATCCTCTACAAGGTCATAAATGGCTCGGTCTCCTTTTACCTGCATCTGTCCTCAACTTTTTCACAGGATTGGCCCAACCAACACTCCCACCGTTCGGCGGATGAGCAGGCTGGTGCCAACTTTGCTGATGGGCGGTCTGCTGGGTCAGTCTAGCAGCATCCTTAGAAAATGATCCTGTCGTCGGACTCTTGATGCTGCGTGCTATACTTGGGGGTGAAACAGGGCCAGCCAATCCAGTCCTGGGCTTCACCATAGACTTTTCCCTgtctttcctcttcttcttgCAAATAACTAGCTCTCCAGGATGTGTCAGAATAGAATCGTCTTGCTGGTATAGTTCCTTGGTAATGCCACTTACACACCCAACCCTTGATTCCTTTTGGGGCATGTGCACTCTAATCCTTGTGTCCTCACCAGCACGACTGGACCGGCGTTGCAATGACTTTTGAGTGAGTCCTGAATCAGATTCCACCTCTTTTATCGGCTTTTGCCTCTTGCCAACAGCAGCCTGTCTGGCAGATGAGCCCATGGTGGAGGTAGATACCAGACTAGAGAAG
This region includes:
- the LOC105797037 gene encoding uncharacterized protein LOC105797037 yields the protein MADVIYHAMSFVDLQFPNGQLTYVSYEGLTTSAFLPLCGGLLQAQGQYPGEMRYSFSCKNKWGTRITPMVLWPDKSFALGLSQALAWKRSGLMMKLSIQFRARAF